A genomic stretch from Pontivivens ytuae includes:
- a CDS encoding PP2C family protein-serine/threonine phosphatase translates to MTRPTATAQRRYSATTHTGHVRKVNEDAILSRPDIGLWAVADGMGGHAGGDFASQTVVAALDRLSAMLQPAEIMHSARSAIQTAHREIGEEAARRGHVTIGATVVLLVLTEEHFMCLWAGDSRLYRLRGGALQMISADHSVVGELVEQGYLTWDEAENHPQANRITRAVGVGEVLEIDKRRGDVQPGDRFLLCSDGLSKYADLETLRTYLSDGPPDRVAEALLEHALAGGGADNVSIIVVDI, encoded by the coding sequence ATGACCCGACCGACCGCCACCGCGCAGCGCCGCTACAGCGCCACGACCCATACCGGCCATGTGCGCAAGGTGAACGAGGATGCGATCCTGTCGCGCCCCGATATCGGCCTCTGGGCCGTGGCCGACGGCATGGGCGGCCACGCGGGCGGTGATTTCGCGAGCCAGACCGTGGTCGCGGCACTCGACCGCCTGTCCGCCATGCTTCAGCCGGCGGAGATCATGCATTCCGCCCGCAGCGCCATCCAGACCGCCCATCGCGAGATCGGGGAGGAGGCCGCCCGCCGCGGCCACGTCACCATCGGCGCGACCGTCGTGCTGCTGGTGCTCACCGAGGAGCACTTCATGTGCCTCTGGGCCGGGGACAGCCGCCTCTACCGCCTGCGTGGCGGCGCGCTCCAGATGATCAGCGCCGATCACTCGGTGGTCGGCGAGCTGGTCGAGCAGGGCTACCTGACCTGGGACGAGGCCGAGAACCATCCGCAGGCCAACCGCATCACCCGCGCGGTGGGCGTCGGCGAGGTGCTGGAGATCGACAAGCGCCGCGGCGACGTCCAGCCCGGCGACCGCTTCCTCCTCTGCTCCGACGGGCTGTCGAAATACGCCGATCTCGAGACGCTGCGCACCTACCTGAGCGACGGGCCGCCGGACCGCGTGGCCGAGGCTCTGCTCGAGCATGCGCTCGCGGGCGGCGGCGCTGACAACGTCTCGATCATCGTGGTGGACATCTGA
- a CDS encoding FAD-dependent oxidoreductase, which yields MTNDTTAIEGARQSVSATDPYAREQQTFPVLTDDQIARLSDYGVAEDMDAGTILFERGQRGVDFFVVLEGSVEIYDLDDEGDPVIITVHGRHQFTGELDLFNKRTILVGGRTGGPSRLLRLTREQFRRMASTEQDIGEIVMRAFILRRTAFIVHSEAGVTLLGRGNDRDLLRINRFLMRNGYPVERLEPDSEAARRFVGDSGFDPDAGPVVRTPDGDVFFNPTTSELADRLGLTEELDPDHVYDLAVVGAGPAGLSACVYGASEALDTIVIEAEAPGGQAGTSSRIENYLGFPTGISGQALAGRAWIQGQKFGAKFAIAHNASSIRRDGDIVTVTTETRCDIRARAVILACGATYRSIALDDYEKYEGQSIHYAATALEAQFCAGTDVVVVGGGNSAGQAAVFLSAHAKHVHMLVRGPSLAASMSDYLVSRIEESRRITLHTNAELTALHGDRILQRATWSTKTGDTVTRDVSNIFVMIGAVPNTAWMDDCVELDEKGFVVTGRDGSSPFQTSVPGIFAVGDVRSGSVKRVASGVGEGSVCISAVHAFLAELNG from the coding sequence ATGACCAACGACACCACGGCGATCGAGGGCGCGCGCCAGTCGGTCAGTGCCACCGATCCCTACGCACGGGAGCAGCAGACCTTCCCGGTTCTGACCGACGACCAGATCGCGCGGCTCTCCGATTACGGCGTCGCCGAGGACATGGACGCGGGCACGATCCTGTTCGAGCGTGGACAGCGCGGCGTCGACTTCTTCGTCGTGCTCGAGGGCAGCGTCGAGATCTACGACCTCGACGACGAGGGCGATCCGGTCATCATCACCGTCCACGGGCGGCACCAGTTCACCGGCGAGCTCGACCTCTTTAATAAGCGCACGATCCTCGTGGGCGGGCGCACCGGCGGGCCGAGCCGCCTCTTGCGCCTCACCCGCGAGCAGTTCCGCCGGATGGCGAGCACCGAGCAGGACATCGGCGAGATCGTGATGCGCGCCTTCATCCTGCGCCGCACCGCCTTCATCGTGCATTCGGAGGCCGGTGTGACGTTGCTCGGCCGCGGCAATGACCGGGATCTGTTGCGCATCAACCGCTTCCTGATGCGCAACGGCTACCCGGTCGAGCGGCTGGAGCCCGACAGCGAGGCGGCGCGCCGGTTCGTCGGCGACAGCGGTTTCGATCCCGACGCGGGGCCGGTGGTGCGCACGCCCGACGGCGACGTCTTCTTCAACCCCACCACGTCGGAGCTCGCCGACCGGCTCGGCCTGACCGAGGAGCTCGACCCCGATCACGTCTACGACCTCGCGGTGGTGGGTGCGGGGCCTGCGGGACTCTCGGCCTGTGTCTATGGAGCGTCCGAGGCGCTCGACACCATCGTGATCGAGGCGGAGGCGCCGGGCGGGCAGGCGGGCACGAGCTCGCGGATCGAGAACTATCTGGGCTTTCCCACCGGCATCTCGGGCCAGGCGCTTGCGGGCCGGGCCTGGATCCAGGGTCAGAAATTCGGCGCGAAGTTCGCCATCGCGCACAACGCCTCCAGCATCCGGCGCGACGGCGATATCGTGACCGTCACGACAGAGACACGCTGCGATATCCGCGCCCGCGCCGTGATCCTCGCGTGCGGGGCGACGTACCGGAGCATCGCCCTCGACGATTACGAGAAATACGAGGGGCAGAGCATACACTACGCCGCCACGGCACTCGAGGCGCAGTTCTGCGCGGGCACCGACGTGGTCGTGGTGGGCGGCGGCAACTCGGCGGGGCAGGCGGCGGTCTTCCTGTCGGCCCACGCGAAGCACGTCCACATGCTGGTGCGCGGGCCGAGCCTTGCCGCGAGCATGTCCGACTACCTCGTCAGCCGCATTGAGGAGTCGCGCCGCATCACGCTCCACACCAATGCCGAGCTCACCGCCCTGCACGGCGACCGCATCCTGCAGCGGGCCACCTGGTCCACCAAGACGGGCGATACGGTGACGCGGGATGTCAGCAACATCTTCGTCATGATCGGCGCGGTGCCGAACACCGCCTGGATGGACGATTGCGTGGAGCTCGACGAGAAGGGCTTCGTCGTCACGGGCCGCGACGGCTCCTCCCCGTTCCAGACTTCGGTCCCGGGCATCTTCGCCGTGGGCGACGTGCGCTCGGGCTCGGTCAAGCGCGTGGCCTCCGGCGTCGGCGAGGGCTCGGTCTGCATCAGCGCCGTCCACGCCTTCCTCGCGGAGCTGAACGGGTAG
- a CDS encoding ABC transporter permease gives MLTGATEKRTPWGRFVTRSSLTGMLTIVAVLLIWYLLTSVTGFVNEFRFPTPEGFVAAFGRLAFDGYAGGTLVEQTLQSLWLVVTGFLTAIAVGVPLGFIMGYDKRAEAFFNPVFLLLRPIPPLAWIPLAIVWLGLSDASKIMVIFVSAFVPSVINTYTGTRNVKKTLVEAARVHGAGTGRLIREVYLPDAAPMIFTGLRLSLQASWTTLVAAELVGAFLGLGRVLQTAYRDVNTAMILVAMVCIAVAGALTTRLLAQVEKRVIRWRTV, from the coding sequence ATGCTCACAGGCGCCACGGAGAAGCGGACACCCTGGGGGCGGTTCGTCACGCGGTCCTCCCTGACGGGGATGCTGACCATCGTGGCCGTCCTGCTGATCTGGTACCTGCTGACCAGCGTCACGGGCTTCGTGAACGAGTTCCGCTTTCCGACGCCCGAGGGCTTCGTGGCCGCCTTCGGCCGACTGGCCTTCGACGGCTATGCGGGCGGCACCCTCGTCGAGCAGACGCTGCAAAGCCTGTGGCTGGTCGTCACCGGCTTTCTGACCGCGATCGCCGTGGGCGTGCCGCTCGGCTTCATCATGGGCTACGACAAGCGAGCGGAGGCGTTCTTCAACCCCGTCTTCCTGCTCTTGCGGCCCATCCCGCCGCTCGCCTGGATCCCGCTCGCCATCGTCTGGCTGGGGCTGAGCGACGCGTCGAAGATCATGGTGATCTTCGTCTCCGCCTTCGTGCCCTCCGTCATCAACACCTATACCGGCACGCGCAACGTGAAGAAGACGCTGGTGGAGGCCGCGCGCGTCCATGGCGCGGGCACCGGTCGGCTGATCCGGGAAGTCTACCTGCCCGACGCCGCCCCGATGATCTTCACCGGGCTGCGGCTGTCCCTTCAGGCGAGCTGGACGACGCTGGTCGCGGCCGAGCTCGTCGGCGCGTTCCTCGGCCTCGGCCGCGTGCTGCAGACCGCCTATCGCGACGTGAACACGGCGATGATCCTGGTGGCGATGGTCTGCATCGCGGTGGCGGGCGCTCTCACGACCCGGCTGCTCGCGCAGGTGGAAAAGCGCGTGATCCGCTGGAGGACCGTCTGA
- a CDS encoding M15 family metallopeptidase yields the protein MKLLPASILATSIAIAPAVWHVSQTRLAPPPPPEIGLRDVEAELVTLRTEVAQLRARIDGLDARTSLGLLNPTRAPEPEPQAPAASDTLQDAFAQVVLIADRRSANEGLTVARPAFLEELFGLPREDLNDECQPLTNPTLTALIATEDVGPIRARLIRPALVSLRQVFANVQVFEPELYERIESAGSLCVRRIRGAERAASAHAYGLAVDINIDGVLDELADGKTQLGLILLADFFKREGWVWGAGFGREDSMHFEVSREKLEQWRRLGEI from the coding sequence ATGAAGCTTCTGCCCGCCTCGATCCTCGCCACTTCCATCGCCATCGCGCCGGCCGTCTGGCATGTCTCGCAGACGCGCCTCGCGCCGCCACCCCCGCCTGAGATCGGGCTGAGGGATGTCGAGGCGGAGCTTGTGACCCTGCGCACCGAGGTCGCCCAGCTTCGCGCCCGGATCGACGGGCTCGACGCGCGCACGTCGCTCGGCCTGCTGAACCCCACCCGCGCGCCGGAGCCGGAGCCGCAGGCCCCCGCCGCCTCCGACACGTTGCAGGATGCCTTCGCTCAGGTCGTGCTGATCGCCGACCGCCGCTCGGCTAACGAGGGTCTGACGGTGGCGCGCCCTGCCTTTCTGGAGGAGCTCTTCGGCCTGCCGCGCGAGGATCTCAACGACGAGTGCCAGCCACTGACCAACCCCACGCTGACCGCCCTGATCGCGACCGAGGATGTGGGGCCGATCCGGGCGCGGCTGATCCGGCCCGCGCTGGTCTCGCTGCGCCAGGTCTTCGCCAACGTGCAGGTCTTCGAGCCGGAGCTTTACGAGCGGATCGAGAGTGCCGGCTCACTCTGCGTCCGCCGGATCCGGGGGGCGGAGCGGGCGGCCTCCGCCCATGCCTACGGGCTGGCGGTGGATATCAATATCGACGGCGTGCTCGACGAGCTGGCCGACGGCAAGACGCAGCTCGGCCTCATTCTGCTTGCCGACTTCTTCAAGCGCGAGGGCTGGGTCTGGGGGGCCGGGTTCGGGCGCGAGGACTCCATGCATTTCGAGGTGAGCCGCGAGAAGCTGGAGCAGTGGCGTCGTCTCGGCGAGATCTGA
- a CDS encoding alpha/beta fold hydrolase — MADTDLPSSGASKAELNSDLIHLIYDTAIDNSLWPETVLRIYEAFEEGEVAPDALHDLQVHFAKGLQISERIVRLQERGDLQDRLMRSLALRVELFGHDGRRIDTLGHAEAVPKLDGPRDPAPEHGFFFGPDRVRELGLPPEVASARISFTQGVEGMAAAVAHDLSLRPSQRALLESFLRHANLRRAADEQNLSYETARTYFKAICLEAGVSGQAELLRMLVLNPALMLRGDRAAEPASQIRRLIQRPDGGQIEVFVLGREDAYPIVHLDALSGGALDLLAYPERYLPLLDRIGARLVLPCRPGMFGSSFRPMTGALDHAEEVQLVCDAMGIDRFSLLSYSYGSVAALGAAAGLQKRVDRVVLASVCYPDFVAPDWRDRDFFYQVSQMIGRRWPGLLRRVIPFVTKSILQNIDNYADQAAARAKCPHEEAILMSPDIRPRSRAMLEERIAGGMDGIVQEYRIVAQPLDFDLSELTVPLHLFHGAEDRVNPLEGARALARKAARAELTELPGRGHAFIYAEWDWLLCAAAGVPYRIPPPDRRGILTKAQ; from the coding sequence ATGGCTGACACCGACCTACCGTCGTCCGGCGCCTCGAAAGCCGAGCTGAACTCCGACTTGATACACCTGATCTACGACACCGCCATCGACAACTCGCTGTGGCCGGAGACGGTGCTGCGGATTTACGAGGCATTCGAAGAGGGTGAGGTCGCGCCGGACGCGCTGCACGATCTGCAGGTCCACTTTGCCAAAGGTCTCCAGATCTCCGAACGGATCGTGCGTCTGCAGGAGCGGGGCGATCTGCAGGATCGGCTGATGAGATCACTGGCGCTGCGGGTCGAGCTCTTCGGCCATGACGGGCGCCGGATCGACACGTTGGGCCACGCCGAGGCGGTGCCGAAGCTCGATGGCCCGCGCGATCCGGCGCCCGAGCACGGCTTCTTCTTCGGGCCCGATCGAGTGCGCGAACTTGGCCTGCCGCCGGAGGTCGCCTCCGCCCGGATCAGCTTCACTCAGGGTGTCGAGGGCATGGCGGCGGCCGTTGCCCACGACCTGTCGCTCCGACCCTCGCAGCGCGCCCTGCTGGAGAGCTTCTTGCGCCACGCCAACCTGCGCCGGGCGGCCGACGAGCAGAACCTCAGTTACGAGACGGCGCGCACTTATTTCAAGGCGATCTGCCTGGAGGCCGGCGTCAGCGGTCAGGCGGAGCTGTTGCGGATGCTCGTGCTCAACCCGGCGCTGATGCTGCGCGGCGACCGCGCCGCGGAACCCGCATCCCAGATCCGCCGCCTGATCCAGCGGCCCGATGGTGGCCAGATCGAGGTCTTTGTGCTCGGCCGGGAGGATGCCTATCCGATCGTGCATCTCGATGCGCTGTCGGGCGGCGCGCTCGATCTTCTGGCCTATCCTGAGCGCTATCTGCCACTCCTCGACCGGATCGGCGCACGGCTGGTGCTGCCCTGTCGCCCCGGCATGTTCGGGTCGAGCTTCCGGCCCATGACCGGCGCGCTCGACCATGCGGAGGAGGTGCAGCTGGTCTGCGACGCGATGGGGATCGACCGGTTTTCGCTCCTCTCCTACTCCTACGGCTCGGTCGCAGCACTTGGCGCGGCTGCGGGACTGCAGAAGCGCGTGGATCGCGTCGTGCTCGCTTCGGTCTGCTATCCGGATTTCGTGGCTCCAGACTGGCGCGATCGCGATTTCTTCTACCAGGTCTCCCAGATGATCGGGCGGCGCTGGCCCGGCCTGCTGCGCCGGGTGATCCCCTTCGTCACGAAGTCCATCCTCCAGAACATCGACAACTATGCCGACCAGGCCGCGGCCCGCGCGAAGTGCCCGCACGAGGAGGCGATCCTGATGTCGCCCGACATCCGTCCCCGCTCCCGCGCCATGCTGGAGGAGCGCATCGCGGGCGGGATGGACGGGATCGTGCAGGAATACCGGATCGTCGCCCAACCGCTCGACTTCGACCTGTCGGAGCTCACCGTGCCGCTCCACCTCTTCCACGGCGCCGAAGACCGGGTCAATCCGCTGGAGGGCGCCCGGGCGCTGGCCCGCAAGGCCGCGCGAGCCGAACTCACGGAGCTTCCAGGACGCGGCCATGCCTTCATCTATGCGGAGTGGGACTGGCTGCTCTGCGCGGCCGCGGGCGTGCCCTACCGGATCCCGCCACCGGACCGCCGGGGGATCCTGACAAAGGCACAATGA
- a CDS encoding DegT/DnrJ/EryC1/StrS family aminotransferase: MKRFAGSFTQQEALPEEAIAAAVEVMRSGRLHRYNVAPGESGAAARLERAYAEWQGVPYCLAVTSGGQAMQIALRAVGVRPGDAVLTNGFTLAPVPGAIAAVGGRPVLVEITEDLVIDLDDLAAKAGQARVLLLSHMRGHLADMDALMKVAEAHDLTVIEDCAHTMGARWNNTLSGNFGRIACFSTQTYKHMNSGEGGFLTSRDPEVMARAVMLSGSYMLYGRHGAAPGPEAFADVALDTPNMSARMDNLRAAILLPQLAQLDANVSRWVEREAAVREELARSPAIRLPEAPAAALRVGSSIQFQVEGVAPEDLLARAAERGVELKWFGAQHPAGFTSAHRSWRYIAPQDLPRTDAILATLMDMRLPLTFSVPECREIGALIVDAVEAR, encoded by the coding sequence ATGAAGCGTTTCGCCGGCAGCTTCACCCAGCAGGAGGCCCTGCCCGAGGAGGCGATCGCCGCCGCCGTCGAGGTCATGCGCAGCGGCCGCCTGCACCGCTACAACGTCGCCCCGGGGGAAAGTGGCGCGGCCGCGCGACTGGAGCGGGCCTATGCGGAGTGGCAGGGCGTGCCCTATTGCCTCGCCGTGACCTCGGGCGGGCAAGCGATGCAGATCGCCCTGCGCGCGGTCGGGGTGCGGCCAGGCGATGCGGTGCTGACCAACGGCTTCACCCTCGCCCCCGTGCCCGGTGCGATCGCGGCGGTCGGCGGGCGGCCCGTGCTCGTCGAGATCACCGAGGATCTGGTGATCGACCTCGACGACCTCGCGGCGAAGGCGGGGCAGGCGCGGGTGCTGCTGCTCTCGCACATGCGCGGGCATCTCGCGGACATGGACGCGCTGATGAAGGTGGCGGAGGCCCACGATCTGACGGTGATCGAGGACTGTGCACACACCATGGGCGCGCGCTGGAACAACACGCTCAGCGGCAATTTCGGGCGCATCGCGTGCTTCTCGACCCAGACATACAAGCACATGAACTCCGGCGAGGGCGGGTTCCTCACCAGCCGCGATCCGGAGGTGATGGCGCGGGCGGTGATGCTCTCGGGCTCCTACATGCTCTACGGGCGGCACGGGGCGGCGCCGGGGCCGGAGGCCTTCGCCGACGTGGCACTCGACACGCCAAACATGTCGGCACGCATGGACAACCTGCGCGCGGCGATCCTGCTGCCGCAGCTCGCCCAGCTGGACGCCAATGTGAGCCGCTGGGTGGAGCGGGAGGCCGCGGTGCGCGAGGAGCTCGCCCGCAGCCCCGCGATCCGCCTGCCGGAGGCCCCGGCGGCCGCCTTGCGGGTCGGCAGCTCGATCCAGTTTCAGGTCGAGGGCGTGGCGCCCGAAGATCTGCTCGCCCGTGCCGCCGAGCGGGGGGTGGAGCTCAAGTGGTTCGGTGCCCAGCACCCGGCGGGCTTCACCTCCGCCCATCGAAGCTGGCGCTACATCGCCCCGCAGGACCTGCCGCGGACCGATGCGATCCTTGCGACGCTGATGGACATGCGGCTGCCGCTCACCTTCTCCGTCCCCGAATGCCGGGAGATCGGGGCCCTGATCGTGGACGCGGTCGAGGCCCGCTGA
- a CDS encoding DUF3775 domain-containing protein — translation MKDLTIPPDAMRTMIQQLRALGAGEDLTVEEGTDLRRNELQAEIASLDRDQQHELVALLWVGRGDFSEDEWEEAVALAEDRHTGPCFDYIIAQPLAADEIAAGLEEIGHDHLLLDGDY, via the coding sequence ATGAAGGACCTCACGATCCCGCCCGATGCCATGCGCACGATGATCCAGCAGCTTCGCGCGCTGGGTGCTGGCGAAGACCTGACGGTGGAGGAGGGCACCGACCTGCGCCGCAACGAGCTGCAGGCCGAAATCGCCTCCCTCGACCGGGACCAGCAGCACGAACTGGTGGCGCTCCTCTGGGTCGGCCGCGGTGATTTCAGCGAGGACGAGTGGGAGGAGGCGGTGGCCCTCGCCGAGGATCGCCACACCGGCCCCTGCTTCGACTACATCATCGCCCAGCCGCTCGCCGCGGACGAGATCGCGGCGGGGCTGGAGGAGATCGGGCACGACCACCTCCTGCTCGACGGCGACTACTGA
- a CDS encoding Ig-like domain-containing protein — MFGMIRVRRPARLLRGCAVAGICALAGLSPHVGAAQPIADFTANPLVGCEIGHNVFFTDNSSNLGASPSWSWDFGDGKGSALRNPVNTYTLEGSFTARLTVTDGTTGLSDTATDTILVDNTHAEVTTFTGLSDPLPGTGASLTLSFSEAVTGLTAGDFDLTNLAVDGISGSGTNYTVAVRPLADGAVSIGLRRGTVEDADSGCVAASSPPAALTATASTATPTIALSTSGGTLGPGQTAPVTFTLSVSSTDFTAGDVQVSGGALNGFSGSGTSYSATFTADGSGAPGVSVGSGVFSDSVGNFNADGADANNSVSFTLDATGPTVAISGAPAEIRGPVSFAVDITFSEAVTGFTLGDINAVNATVTGLTGSGSSYTAQVTAGGTGSVTLQVPAGVAVDAAGNGNLASAVLSTDDRIVVETQEVIADFIAGRTTQLIANQPGTICLMSGACNAGSFDFGAVPGEAYFSFVSRGDGDTWVRVSGSRTTSDDTEGDHVLAAVGAHLDLGPNLRPGLMLQLDHMRTEDGEAETEGTGWLAGPYLIGKLPGQPLYYEARTLWGESRNETTPFGTFTDTFDTDRFLAMVRVAGELGVEAFTLVPSLSAAYAEDEQQPYENAQGTRVPGQSVSTREVAAGLDISVPVDINTQRWTFGTGIAAIHARTDATGAARGVVPPQDGGRARLNLSAETHTLLPGGLSVSGFFDGIGQSGYEAYGASLSYDWRF, encoded by the coding sequence ATGTTCGGAATGATACGCGTGCGGCGACCTGCACGCCTCCTGCGCGGCTGCGCCGTCGCTGGGATCTGTGCGCTGGCAGGGCTGTCGCCGCACGTGGGCGCAGCGCAGCCCATCGCCGACTTCACGGCCAATCCACTGGTCGGCTGCGAGATCGGGCACAACGTGTTCTTCACGGATAACAGCAGCAACCTTGGCGCATCGCCGTCCTGGTCCTGGGATTTCGGAGACGGGAAGGGGTCGGCACTCCGGAATCCCGTTAACACCTACACACTCGAGGGCTCCTTTACGGCGCGCCTGACGGTGACCGACGGGACGACGGGGCTGTCCGACACCGCAACGGACACGATCCTGGTGGACAACACACATGCGGAGGTGACGACTTTCACCGGGCTGTCGGATCCATTGCCGGGCACGGGCGCGAGCCTGACGCTTTCCTTCTCGGAAGCCGTCACCGGGCTCACAGCGGGTGATTTCGACCTGACGAACCTCGCCGTCGACGGCATCAGCGGGTCGGGTACGAACTATACGGTGGCGGTGCGTCCGCTGGCCGATGGTGCGGTGTCCATCGGGTTGAGACGCGGCACCGTCGAAGACGCCGATAGCGGCTGCGTGGCGGCGTCCTCTCCTCCCGCGGCGCTGACCGCGACGGCAAGCACCGCGACGCCGACCATCGCGCTGAGCACCAGCGGCGGCACGCTTGGACCGGGACAGACCGCGCCGGTGACCTTCACGCTGAGTGTCAGCTCCACCGACTTCACGGCAGGCGACGTGCAGGTCAGCGGGGGCGCACTGAACGGCTTTTCCGGCTCCGGTACCTCCTACTCGGCGACCTTCACCGCGGATGGCAGCGGAGCGCCGGGCGTGTCGGTCGGCAGCGGAGTGTTCTCGGACTCCGTCGGCAACTTCAACGCGGACGGGGCGGATGCGAACAACAGCGTTTCCTTCACGCTCGACGCTACTGGCCCCACGGTCGCGATCAGCGGCGCGCCGGCCGAGATCCGCGGACCTGTGAGCTTCGCGGTGGACATCACCTTCTCGGAGGCCGTCACGGGCTTCACCTTGGGCGACATCAACGCTGTGAACGCCACCGTGACCGGCCTCACAGGCTCGGGCAGCTCCTACACGGCGCAGGTCACAGCGGGCGGAACAGGCAGCGTGACGCTTCAGGTTCCCGCGGGCGTCGCCGTCGACGCGGCGGGCAACGGCAACCTCGCCTCGGCCGTCTTGTCCACCGACGACCGCATCGTGGTGGAGACGCAGGAGGTCATCGCGGACTTCATCGCAGGCCGCACGACGCAGCTCATCGCCAACCAACCCGGCACGATCTGCCTCATGTCGGGGGCGTGCAATGCGGGCTCATTCGACTTCGGTGCGGTGCCGGGCGAGGCCTATTTCAGCTTCGTCTCCCGCGGCGATGGCGACACGTGGGTCCGGGTGAGCGGCTCGCGCACGACATCGGACGACACGGAGGGCGACCATGTGCTGGCGGCCGTCGGCGCGCATCTCGACCTCGGCCCCAACCTGCGGCCGGGCCTCATGCTTCAGCTCGACCACATGCGCACCGAGGATGGCGAGGCGGAGACGGAGGGCACCGGCTGGCTCGCCGGCCCCTACCTGATCGGCAAGCTTCCCGGCCAGCCGCTCTATTACGAGGCGCGCACTCTGTGGGGGGAGAGCCGGAACGAGACGACACCCTTCGGCACCTTCACCGACACGTTCGACACGGACCGTTTCCTCGCCATGGTCCGTGTTGCAGGCGAGCTTGGCGTCGAGGCGTTCACGCTGGTCCCCAGCCTCTCCGCCGCCTATGCCGAGGACGAGCAGCAGCCCTACGAGAACGCGCAAGGGACGCGGGTGCCGGGCCAGTCGGTCTCGACCCGCGAGGTCGCGGCGGGCCTCGACATCTCGGTGCCCGTCGACATCAACACCCAGCGGTGGACCTTCGGGACCGGGATCGCGGCGATCCATGCGCGCACGGACGCGACGGGAGCCGCGCGCGGCGTGGTGCCGCCACAGGACGGCGGGCGGGCACGGCTCAACCTCTCTGCCGAGACGCACACGCTGCTGCCGGGCGGGCTGAGCGTCTCGGGCTTCTTCGACGGGATCGGGCAGTCGGGCTATGAGGCCTACGGCGCCTCCCTGAGCTACGACTGGCGGTTCTGA
- a CDS encoding substrate-binding domain-containing protein, with protein sequence MLNGSDLVRDDVRTRVEAAMTELGYIPDVAAQSLATRRSRTLGAIIPTLKNAIFAEGVNALEEAARGRGYTLLIAISNYDPELETELIRRMIERGVDGLMLVGNHRAPAAQDLLKKTGLLHVCGWSFDPQPGTANVGFDNGAAMHPLVDHLVERGHREIAMLAANTQANDRARDRVAGVRARLVHHGLELRSDRLAEVAYSIRDARAALPRLLATKPTAVICGNDTIALGAILAAQSAGVRIPQDLAVTGFDNLTLSAEMSPALTTMHVPAVEMGELIAAALIDAVEGETPPPSHKLTPRLIVRETTMEPAL encoded by the coding sequence GTGCTCAACGGATCGGACCTGGTGCGCGACGATGTGCGCACCCGGGTCGAGGCCGCGATGACCGAGCTCGGCTACATTCCGGACGTCGCGGCGCAGAGCCTCGCGACCCGCCGGTCCCGCACGCTCGGCGCGATCATCCCGACGCTGAAGAACGCGATCTTCGCCGAAGGGGTGAACGCGCTGGAGGAGGCGGCGCGCGGGCGCGGCTACACGCTGCTCATCGCGATCTCCAACTACGATCCGGAGCTGGAGACGGAGCTCATCCGCCGCATGATCGAGCGGGGTGTCGACGGCCTGATGCTGGTGGGCAACCACCGCGCGCCCGCGGCGCAGGACCTGCTGAAGAAGACCGGCCTGCTGCATGTCTGCGGATGGAGCTTCGATCCGCAGCCGGGCACGGCCAATGTCGGCTTCGACAACGGCGCGGCCATGCATCCGCTGGTCGATCACCTCGTCGAGCGTGGCCACCGCGAGATCGCCATGCTGGCCGCGAACACGCAGGCCAATGACCGCGCGCGGGACCGGGTCGCGGGCGTCCGTGCGCGGCTCGTCCACCATGGACTGGAACTGCGCTCCGACCGCCTGGCCGAGGTCGCCTACTCGATCCGCGATGCGCGCGCGGCACTGCCCCGGCTGCTCGCGACGAAGCCCACGGCGGTGATCTGCGGCAACGACACCATCGCGCTCGGCGCTATTCTCGCAGCGCAGTCGGCCGGGGTGCGGATCCCGCAGGATCTCGCCGTGACCGGCTTCGACAACCTCACGCTCTCGGCCGAGATGTCGCCGGCGCTCACCACCATGCATGTCCCCGCCGTCGAGATGGGCGAGCTGATCGCCGCGGCCCTGATCGACGCGGTGGAGGGCGAGACGCCGCCCCCCTCCCACAAGCTCACCCCCCGCCTGATCGTGCGGGAGACCACGATGGAGCCCGCCCTATGA